From a region of the Notolabrus celidotus isolate fNotCel1 chromosome 14, fNotCel1.pri, whole genome shotgun sequence genome:
- the LOC117824839 gene encoding extracellular calcium-sensing receptor-like gives MHKPGDVVLGGLFQVHYTSVFPELTFTSEPKQPSCQGFDPLGFRHAMTMAFAIDEINKNSNLLPNVTLGYSMYDNCATLVIGFSAALSLASSREEQFVLQENCSGTPPVLGIVGDSVSTFCIATSDVLGLFKLPIVSYYATCSCLSDRRRFPSFFRTIPSDAFQVRAMIQILKRFGWTWAGLLVSDDDYGLHVARSFPSDLVESGGGCLAYSEILPWGGNPTEVKRIVGVMKKSTAGVVIVFAHLIHMIQLMDEVVEQNVTGLQWVASEAWTLAEMLQTPRLMPYLGGTLGIAIRRGEIPGLREFLQHTLPELHDNRSDDNSMARQFWEYTFGCKFTSPPGWLEAGGEVCTGEEDLENVETELLDVSNLRPEYNIYKAVYALAYALDDMLHCVPGRGPFRGHSCAALQKLEPWQLVHYLQQVNFTTPFGDEVSFDENGNALPIYDVVNWKWLPDGTTRLQSVGVVKKSFKGEELTLHEDKVFWNFDSKQPPQSVCSESCPPGTRMARKKGQPVCCFDCVACSEGKFSNETNSMECTSCPEDFWSSPKRDHCVPKKTEFLSYHEPLGICLTAAALLGTLICAVVLGIFICHHSTPMVRANNTELSFLLLVALTLCFLCSLLFIGRPRLWTCQLRHAAFGISFVLCVSCILVKTMVVIAVFKASKPGGGAALKWFGALQQRGTVVALTLIQAAICTVWIVSSSPAPYKNTQYYNDKIVYECVVGSTIGFAVLLGYICLLATLSFLLAFMARNLPDNFNEAKFITFSMLIFCAVWVAFVPAYVNSPGKYADAVEIFAILASSCGLLVALFGPKCYIILLRPERNTKKAIMGRTAPK, from the exons ATGCATAAGCCGGGTGATGTGGTTCTTGGTGGGCTTTTTCAAGTCCACTACACCTCAGTCTTCCCTGAGCTGACTTTCACCTCAGAGCCAAAGCAGCCCAGCTGTCAAGG TTTTGACCCTTTAGGGTTCAGGCATGCCATGACCATGGCCTTTGCTATTGATGAGATCAACAAGAACTCCAACCTGCTTCCTAATGTGACTCTGGGATACAGTATGTATGACAACTGTGCTACACTTGTAATTGGATTCAGTGCTGCCTTGTCTTTGGCCAGCAGTAGAGAAGAACAGTTTGTGCTTCaagaaaactgttcagggaCCCCTCCAGTCCTGGGGATTGTGGGGGATTCTGTATCAACATTTTGTATTGCCACTTCTGACGTGTTAGGATTATTCAAACTGCCCATT GTGAGTTATTATGCCACATGTTCCTGCCTGAGCGATCGGAGACGCTTTCCATCCTTTTTTAGAACAATTCCGAGTGACGCCTTCCAG GTGCGTGCCATGATTCAGATTCTCAAACGCTTTGGCTGGACCTGGGCAGGTCTGCTTGTCAGTGATGATGACTATGGACTCCATGTTGCTCGATCCTTTCCATCAGACTTGGTTGAGTCTGGAGGAGGTTGTCTGGCCTACTCAGAGATTTTGCCGTGGGGCGGCAACCCAACTGAAGTAAAGAGGATTGTGGGAGTGATGAAGAAATCGACAGCTGGAGTGGTCATTGTGTTTGCACATCTGATCCACATGATTCAACTAATGGATGag GTGGTAGAGCAAAATGTGACAGGCCTGCAGTGGGTGGCCAGTGAAGCCTGGACATTAGCTGAAATGCTCCAGACACCTCGTCTCATGCCGTACCTTGGTGGCACACTGGGCATTGCCATCCGCAGAGGAGAAATACCAGGGCTCAGGGAATTCCTTCAACACACACTTCCTGAATTACATGACAACAGAAGTGATGACAATAGCATG GCGAGGCAGTTTTGGGAATACACGTTTGGGTGTAAATTTACTTCACCTCCAGGTTGGCTGGAAGCTGGTGGAGAGGTATGCACTGGAGAAGAGGACCTAGAAAATGTTGAGACTGAGTTGTTGGATGTTTCTAACCTGAGGCCTGAGTACAATATTTATAAGGCTGTATATGCTCTTGCTTATGCCCTCGATGACATGCTGCACTGTGTGCCTGGGAGAGGGCCTTTCAGAGGGCACAGCTGTGCTGCCCTGCAGAAACTGGAGCCATGGCAG CTTGTTCATTATTTGCAACAAGTCAACTTCACCACACCGTTTGGTGATGAAGTCTCATTTGATGAGAATGGAAATGCATTACCAATCTATGACGTCGTGAACTGGAAGTGGCTTCCTGATGGGACAACAAGGCTGCAGAGTGTGGGTGTTGTTAAAAAGTCCTTCAAAGGAGAAGAACTCACTCTTCATGAAGACAAGGTCTTCTGGAACTTTGACTCCAAGCAG CCACCCCAGTCAGTGTGCAGTGAGAGCTGTCCCCCAGGTACTCGAATGGCCAGAAAAAAGGGGCAGCCTGTTTGCTGTTTTGACTGTGTTGCTTGTTCTGAGGGAAAGTTCAGCAATGAAACAA actCGATGGAGTGCACCAGCTGTCCTGAGGACTTCTGGTCAAGCCCAAAACGTGACCACTGTGTACCTAAGAAAACAGAGTTCCTCTCTTACCACGAGCCTTTGGGTATCTGCTTGACAGCTGCTGCATTACTAGGCACACTTATCTGTGCTGTTGTCCTTGGGATCTTCATCTGTCATCACAGCACACCCATGGTACGAGCCAACAATACTGAACTGAGCTTCCTGCTCTTGGTGGCACTCACACTTTGCTTCCTGTGCTCGCTGCTGTTCATCGGCCGCCCCAGACTATGGACATGCCAGCTGAGACATGCAGCATTTGGGATCAGCTTTGTTCTTTGTGTCTCATGTATCCTGGTGAAAACCATGGTTGTTATAGCTGTGTTCAAGGCCTCCAAACCAGGAGGTGGAGCAGCCCTGAAGTGGTTTGGTGCTCTGCAACAAAGAGGAACAGTTGTTGCTCTCACGTTAATCCAAGCCGCAATCTGTACCGTCTGGATTGTCTCCTCCTCACCAGCTCCTTATAAAAACACTCAATACTACAATGACAAGATAGTTTATGAGTGTGTTGTCGGATCCACAATAGGTTTTGCAGTTTTACTCGGCTATATTTGCCTACTAGCTACCCTTAGCTTCCTGTTAGCATTCATGGCAAGGAATCTTCCTGACAACTTCAATGAAGCCAAATTCATCACTTTCAGTATGCTGATCTTCTGTGCTGTGTGGGTGGCCTTTGTCCCTGCCTATGTCAACTCTCCAGGAAAATATGCAGATGCAGTGGAGATATTTGCCATCCTTGCCTCTAGTTGTGGTCTCCTGGTGGCACTGTTTGGACCCAAATGTTACATAATCCTGCTGAGACCAGAGAGGAACACAAAAAAAGCAATCATGGGTCGAACCGCCCCCAAGTGA
- the LOC117824840 gene encoding extracellular calcium-sensing receptor-like: MDGDYVIGGSFAIHYYMHTVKHNYTILPEPLRCTGSMDSRELRFARAMTFAVEEINNSTELLPGIKLGYKIYDSCASVPVAAHVAFQLSNGPEPVFYPGENCSQSGMVVAVVGSSGSTPSISVSRIIGSLNIPQVSHFSTCACLSDKQQYPNFFRTIPSDQFQADALAKLVKHFGWTWIGAVRSDSDYGNNGMASFLNAARKEGICVEYSESFYRTNPQSKVQRVANVIRRSTALVVVAFLASGDMKILLEELSLKPSPPRQWIGSESWVTAPEMLSYSFCAGAIGFGIQKSVIPGFRDFLLDLSPTEVALSPLLTEFWEGAFKCRLGKNAAEDDSVCDGTEDIQTLKSPYTDTSYLRISNMVYKAVYAIAHAIHNAVCENRNATIQCDTFTRADSQQILTQLKKVNFSKNGYHVSFDANGDPVALYELVNWQRGESGSMELVTVGHYDASLPVGKEFHISRNVSWMGTRTQVPVSVCTNSCPKGTRKVLQKGKPICCYDCVPCPEGEISNATDSSDCFPCPKEFWPNKERNTCFPKPVEFLSFNEVLGIILATFSVGGASLAIITAAVFLRHRNTPIVRANNSELSFLLLFSLTLCFLCSLTFIGAPSEWSCMLRHTAFGITFVLCISCVLGKTIVVLMAFRATLPGSNVMKWFGPPQQRLTVVFFTFIQVLICTIWLIRSPPFPVKNLTIYKERIILECALGSAVGFWAVLGYIGLLAVFCFVLAILARKLPDNFNEAKLITFSMLIFCAVWITFIPAYVSSPGKFTVAVEIFAILASSFGLILCIFAPKCFIILFKPEKNTKKHLMNK; this comes from the exons ATGGACGGTGACTATGTTATTGGGGGTTCTTTCGCAATACACTACTACATGCACACTGTGAAGCATAACTACACCATCCTGCCAGAGCCACTCAGGTGCACGGGGAG CATGGACTCCCGTGAACTGCGCTTCGCACGCGCAATGACCTTCGCCGTCGAGGAGATTAACAACAGCACCGAGCTGCTGCCGGGCATCAAACTAGGTTACAAGATCTACGACTCCTGCGCCTCTGTGCCTGTGGCTGCGCACGTGGCATTCCAACTGTCAAATGGCCCGGAGCCGGTGTTTTACCCAGGTGAAAATTGCTCACAATCTGGCATGGTAGTGGCTGTAGTTGGATCATCAGGGTCCACGCCTTCCATCAGTGTGTCCCGCATTATCGGCTCCCTCAACATCCCTCAA GTGAGCCACTTTTCCACGTGTGCATGCCTGTCGGATAAGCAGCAGTACCCAAATTTCTTCAGAACAATTCCCAGTGACCAGTTCCAGGCTGACGCGCTGGCCAAGCTGGTCAAACACTTTGGCTGGACTTGGATCGGTGCTGTCAGGTCGGATTCGGACTATGGTAATAATGGCATGGCGTCTTTTCTGAATGCAGCGCGCAAGGAGGGAATCTGTGTGGAGTACTCTGAATCTTTCTACCGGACCAACCCACAGAGCAAGGTCCAGAGAGTGGCTAATGTTATCCGCAG GTCAACAGCTCTTGTGGTTGTGGCATTTTTAGCCTCTGGAGACATGAAAATCCTGCTGGAGGAGCTGTCTCTCAAGCCCTCTCCACCTCGCCAGTGGATAGGCAGCGAGTCCTGGGTAACCGCCCCTGAAATGCTGAGCTACAGCTTCTGTGCTGGAGCCATTGGATTTGGCATTCAAAAATCTGTCATCCCAGGTTTCAGAGACTTTTTGCTGGATCTCTCTCCCACTGAGGTTGCTCTCTCTCCACTGCTTACTGAGTTTTGGGAAGGTGCATTCAAATGCAGGCTGGGAAAAA ATGCAGCTGAAgatgacagtgtgtgtgatggcACTGAAGACATACAAACCCTTAAGAGCCCGTACACGGACACATCTTATCTTCGAATCAGCAACATGGTGTATAAGGCTGTTTATGCGATAGCACATGCTATTCATAATGCAGTGTGTGAGAACAGAAATGCTACAATTCAGTGTGACACATTCACCAGGGCGGATTCTCAACAG ATTCTTACCCAGCTAAAGAAAGTCAATTTTTCCAAAAATGGTTACCATGTTTCATTTGATGCCAATGGGGATCCTGTTGCCCTGTATGAGCTGGTGAACTGGCAGAGAGGTGAGAGTGGCAGCATGGAGTTAGTGACAGTGGGACACTATGATGCATCACTGCCTGTGGGCAAGGAGTTCCACATCAGCAGGAATGTCTCCTGGATGGGGACTAGAACACAA GTGCCTGTGTCAGTATGCACTAACAGCTGTCCTAAAGGAACTCGTAAAGTGCTGCAGAAAGGGAAGCCCATCTGCTGTTATGATTGTGTACCCTGTCCCGAAGGAGAGATTAGCAACGCTACAG ATTCCTCTGATTGTTTCCCTTGCCCCAAGGAGTTCTGGCCtaataaagagagaaacaccTGTTTCCCCAAGCCTGTAGAGTTTCTTTCCTTCAATGAGGTTCTGGGAATCATCCTGGCTACGTTCTCAGTCGGTGGTGCCAGTCTTGCCATTATAACAGCGGCTGTGTTCCTTCGTCACAGAAACACCCCAATAGTCAGAGCCAACAACTCTGAGCTGAGCTTCCTGCTGCTCTTttctctgactctgtgtttcTTATGTTCGCTAACTTTCATTGGAGCGCCCTCAGAGTGGTCCTGCATGCTGAGGCACACAGCGTTTGGCATCACCTTCGTCCTCTGCATCTCTTGTGTTCTTGGAAAAACTATAGTAGTGTTAATGGCCTTCAGAGCCACACTCCCAGGCAGTAATGTCATGAAATGGTTTGGTCCTCCACAGCAAAGACTGACTGTAgtgtttttcacttttattcagGTGTTAATATGTACTATTTGGTTAATACGCAGTCCCCCTTTTCCAGTGAAAAACCTAACCATATACAAGGAGAGGATCATCCTTGAGTGTGCATTAGGTTCAGCTGTTGGATTCTGGGCTGTACTGGGGTACATCGGCCTGCTGGCTGTCTTTTGCTTTGTATTAGCTATCTTAGCTCGTAAACTACCAGATAATTTTAATGAAGCCAAGTTAATCACTTTTAGCATGCTGATATTCTGCGCAGTATGGATCACATTTATCCCTGCGTATGTCAGCTCTCCTGGGAAGTTCACTGTAGCTGTGGAGATATTTGCCATTCTTGCCTCCAGTTTTGGTCTCATACTGTGTATATTTGCCCCAAAGTGTTTCATCATATTGTTTAAGCCAGAGAAAAACACTAAGaaacatttaatgaacaaaTAA
- the LOC117824837 gene encoding LOW QUALITY PROTEIN: extracellular calcium-sensing receptor-like (The sequence of the model RefSeq protein was modified relative to this genomic sequence to represent the inferred CDS: inserted 1 base in 1 codon; deleted 1 base in 1 codon), producing MMTMVFAVEEINRNSSLLPDVKLGYRILDSCDHVHTSLQALFPLVRDSKDMQKDSGVINRGDRQGVLTEERMYNAKIENVSSCLADSPVPVVIGLASSSPTRAVAQTLGPFNIPLVSYFATCICLTDKKMYPSFLRTVPSDLFQVRGLVQLVTFFGWLWVGTIGTTNDYSQYGIQAFSNQFKQQGGCLAFHLTIPKSPTEAEIQEMVDRLQSSTAQVVVVFATEGQLVDLFVEGTLGFSFPGIRIPGLKEFLLNVRPSPEPGMEFVNMFWEELFGCRLSAFKAVAAKNYEGLRVRPVCSGSEDLRYTDSSYTDVSQVRISYNVYKAVYAIAHALHTLLNCDSGGQNKGVCEKHKFFTSRQLLHHLKTVDFTNQFGEKVHFDSNGEPVPLYDIINWQKDSKGEIRFVKVGSYDGSAPLRQQLQLKQSTIVWTKGQSQVPVSQCSVPCSPGSRQARRPGEPHCCFDCLPCADGEISNKTGSTECTKCPEYYWSDKDKVKCVAGVEEFLSFYDTMGIILVALTLLGVASTATITTVFHCFRSTPIVKANNSEISFLLLLSLKLCFLCSLVFIGQPSDWTCRLRQAAFGISFVLCLSCLLVKTIVVLLXFRSSAPSSRALKFFGPSQQRTLILCTTTPQVCLCAGWLLSAPPFPFRNPTYQATTGKIVLECKEPWPPGFYLVLGYIGLLAFLCLLLAYLGRKLPDTFNEAKLITFSMLIFWAVWISFIPAYVSSPGKFTVAVEVFAILASSFGLLVCIFVPKCYIILLMPERNIKKGITGKFPR from the exons ATGATGACCATGGTCTTTGCTGTGGAGGAGATTAACCGAAATTCAAGTTTATTACCAGATGTCAAACTAGGCTACAGGATCTTGGACAGTTGCGACCATGTCCACACCAGCCTGCAAGCTCTTTTTCCTTTAGTCAGAGACTCCAAAGATATGCAAAAGGACAGTGGAGTAATTAATAGGGGTGACAGACAGGGAGTCTTGACAGAGGAGAGAATGTACAATGCAAAGATTGAAAATGTATCCTCTTGTCTGGCTGATTCTCCTGTGCCTGTTGTGATCGGCCTTGCGTCGTCTTCCCCTACAAGAGCTGTGGCTCAAACTCTTGGCCCTTTCAACATCCCACTA GTGAGTTATTTTGCCACTTGCATCTGCCTCACTGACAAGAAAATGTACCCATCATTCTTGCGGACTGTGCCTAGTGATCTCTTTCAAGTTAGAGGTCTTGTTCAGCTGGTCACCTTCTTTGGCTGGCTCTGGGTGGGCACAATAGGAACCACG AATGACTACAGTCAATATGGCATCCAAGCATTTTCTAACCAGTTCAAACAACAAGGTGGGTGTTTGGCATTTCACTTGACGATCCCCAAATCGCCCACAGAGGCCGAGATTCAAGAAATGGTGGATAGGTTGCAGAGCTCAACCGCACAGGTTGTGGTTGTCTTTGCAACCGAGGGACAGCTGGTGGATCTATTTGTAGAA GGCACTCTAGGCTTCTCCTTCCCTGGAATCAGAATCCCTGGCTTGAAAGAATTCTTGCTGAATGTTCGCCCCTCTCCCGAGCCTGGGATGGAATTTGTCAACATGTTCTGGGAAGAGCTGTTTGGCTGTCGGCTCAG TGCATTCAAAGCAGTGGCTGCTAAAAACTATGAAGGTTTGAGGGTCAGGCCTGTTTGCAGTGGCTCAGAGGACCTGAGATACACTGATAGCAGTTACACAGATGTCTCTCAGGTCAGGATATCTTATAATGTGTACAAAGCTGTGTATGCCATCGCCCATGCTCTGCACACTTTGTTAAACTGTGACTCTGGTGGACAAAACAAGGGAGTGTGTGAGAAACATAAATTCTTTACTTCAAGACAG CTGCTTCATCATCTGAAAACAGTAGATTTCACCAACCAGTTTggggaaaaagtacattttgacTCCAATGGAGAGCCAGTCCCTCTGTATGACATCATTAACTGGCAGAAGGACAGCAAGGGTGAAATTAG ATTTGTCAAAGTGGGGAGCTATGATGGTTCAGCTCCGCTGAGACAacagctgcagctgaaacagagCACCATTGTATGGACAAAAGGACAGTCACAG GTGCCTGTATCTCAGTGTAGTGTTCCCTGCTCCCCTGGAAGCAGGCAGGCCAGACGCCCAGGAGAGCCCCACTGCTGCTTTGATTGTTTGCCATGTGCAGATGGAGAGATCAGTAACAAGACAG GTTCCACCGAGTGCACAAAATGTCCAGAGTACTACTGGTCAGACAAAGACAAGGTGAAATGTGTCGCCGGGGTTGAAGAATTCCTGTCTTTCTATGACACCATGGGCATCATACTGGTTGCACTCACACTGCTGGGTGTCGCCTCGACCGCCACCATCACAACTGTCTTTCACTGTTTCCGTTCCACGCCAATCGTCAAAGCCAACAACTCGGAGATAAGT TTCCTGCTTCTGCTGTCACTCAAGCTTTGCTTCTTGTGCTCCCTGGTGTTCATTGGCCAGCCGTCTGATTGGACATGTAGACTACGCCAGGCAGCATTCGGGATCAGCTTTGTCCTCTGTCTGTCCTGCCTCCTAGTCAAGACTATTGTAGTTCTCT GCTTTCGGTCCAGTGCGCCAAGTTCCAGGGCCTTGAAGTTTTTTGGACCCTCTCAGCAGAGGACTCTGATTCTTTGCACCACAACTCCTCAG GTTTGTCTCTGTGCTGGTTGGCTGTTGTCTGCACCTCCATTCCCATTCAGGAACCCAACCTACCAAGCTACAACAGGAAAA ATTGTTTTGGAGTGTAAGGAGCCATGGCCTCCAGGATTTTATCTGGTCCTCGGCTACATCGGCCTGCTTGccttcctctgcctcctcttggCGTATCTTGGACGGAAGCTGCCGGATACATTCAACGAGGCAAAGCTCATCACCTTCAGCATGCTGATCTTCTGGGCCGTGTGGATCTCTTTCATCCCAGCTTATGTCAGCTCTCCTGGAAAGTTCACTGTAGCTGTGGAAGTATTTGCAATATTAGCATCAAGTTTTGGACTGCtagtgtgtatttttgtgccTAAATGTTACATCATTTTACTGATGCCTGAGAGAAATATTAAGAAAGGTATAACAGGAAAATTTCCCAGGTGA
- the LOC117824838 gene encoding LOW QUALITY PROTEIN: extracellular calcium-sensing receptor-like (The sequence of the model RefSeq protein was modified relative to this genomic sequence to represent the inferred CDS: deleted 2 bases in 2 codons): MIGGIFPVYEKEIRRTSTFRSKPPVVKCVGFDLRAYRWIHVMIYTIEEINKDPALLTNITLGYGIFDSCASPTNTLRAALTLASRPEETSTCPPAICALIAEAGSSQSSAVAGALGPFQVPIVSYFSTCACLSDRAKYPSFFRTIPSDYFQAKALAALVRRFGWQWIGAIQSDNEYGQNGVKAFTAEVKKHGVCMAFVMTITRTYTRDKILHIVETIKQSTAKVILAFVEEGDFYPLMQEVVKQNITGIQWIASEAWITASLLSTPEMYPAFGGALGFVVQKMAIPKLKPFLTSISPYADPSAAFVRDFWEMMVTDHLQRVNFRNQFGDDVFFDANGDPPASYDIINWQWRDSQIPVSICSTVCPLGTRKAQIKGKPTCCFDCITCADGSIANTTADCTPCPLEYWSNERKDECIPKTIEFLTYVESMGIALTVVSLIGASLSLVTMIVFICYRETPVIKASNSELSCFLLFSLFLCFLCPLTFMGRPTVWTCMLRHTAFGVTFALCISCVLGKTIVVVTAFKATIPGKKAAAKFGPAQQRIIVCSCTLIQIGICVLWLKLNPPFPDMVFRYSNTKIVLECNTGSEAPFYTVLGYIGILAIICLALAFLARKLPDNFNEAKFITFSMLIFCAVWITFIPAYVSSPGKFIVAVQIFAILSSAFGLLISIFAPKCYIILIKPEKNTKKHVMGKV; the protein is encoded by the exons ATGATCGGAGGGATTTTCCCAGTTTATGAAAAAGAGATAAGGAGAACTTCGACATTCAGGAGCAAGCCACCTGTAGTGAAATGTGTTGG ATTTGACCTCCGTGCTTATCGGTGGATCCATGTGATGATATATACAATTGAAGAAATCAACAAAGATCCTGCTCTCCTGACAAACATAACTCTTGGCTATGGGATCTTTGACTCATGTGCATCTCCTACAAATACTCTGCGTGCTGCACTGACACTGGCAAGCAGACCTGAGGAGACTTCAACTTGTCCCCCAGCAATATGTGCCCTTATAGCAGAGGCAGGATCGTCTCAGTCCTCAGCTGTGGCTGGAGCTCTCGGACCATTTCAAGTGCCAATA GTGAGTTATTTCTCAACATGTGCCTGCCTGAGTGATAGAGCAAAATATCCGTCATTTTTTCGGACAATTCCCAGTGACTACTTCCAGGCGAAAGCTTTGGCAGCACTGGTTAGACGTTTTGGCTGGCAGTGGATTGGAGCAATACAGTCAGACAATGAATATGGACAGAATGGGGTCAAGGCTTTTACAGCAGAGGTTAAAAAGCATGGAGTTTGCATGGCATTTGTCATGACAATAACACGTACCTACACAAGAGATAAAATTCTGCATATTGTCGAAACGATCAAGCAGTCAACTGCAAAGGTCATCCTTGCTTTTGTTGAAGAGGGTGACTTTTACCCTCTGATGCAAGAGGTGGTGAAGCAGAACATCACAGGGATTCAGTGGATTGCCAGCGAAGCCTGGATAACAGCTTCTCTACTCTCCACACCTGAAATGTACCCAGCTTTTGGTGGAGCCCTAGGGTTTGTGGTGCAGAAGATGGCTATTCCAAAACTCAAACCTTTTCTTACAAGCATCAGCCCCTATGCTGATCCAAGTGCAGCCTTTGTAAGAGATTTCTGGGAGATGATG GTCACTGATCACCTCCAAAGGGTGAATTTCAGGAACCAGTTTGgggatgatgtg ttttttgatgCCAATGGTGACCCTCCTGCTTCTTATGATATTATCAACTGGCAGTGGAGAGACAGTCAG ATTCCTGTATCGATATGTTCTACTGTTTGTCCACTTGGGACAAGAAAAGCTCAAATAAAGGGAAAACCGACTTGCTGCTTTGACTGTATTACATGTGCTGATGGATCAATCGCTAACACAACAG CTGACTGCACTCCCTGTCCTCTGGAATACTGGTCCAACGAGAGAAAAGATGAGTGCATTCCTAAAACAATTGAGTTCCTGACGTACGTTGAGTCGATGGGAATCGCTCTCACAGTGGTATCCCTAATAGGGGCTTCACTGTCTTTGGTCACAATGATTGTCTTCATCTGCTACAGAGAAACTCCTGTCATAAAGGCCAGCAACTCTGAGCTcagctgtttcctgttgttttcc ctttttttgtgtttcctctgtccCCTCACTTTCATGGGCAGACCCACAGTCTGGACGTGCATGCTGCGCCACACAGCATTTGGTGTCACGTTTGCACTTTGTATTTCCTGTGTCTTGGGAAAAACTATAGTTGTAGTCACAGCTTTCAAGGCCACAATCCCTGGCAAGAAAGCTGCAGCAAAGTTTGGACCTGCACAGCAGAGGATAATAGTTTGCTCCTGCACTTTGATTCAGATAGGTATATGTGTGTTGTGGCTGAAGTTAAACCCCCCTTTCCCAGACATGGTTTTCAGATACAGCAACACAAAGATTGTTTTAGAGTGCAACACAGGCTCTGAGGCTCCGTTTTACACTGTGCTTGGGTACATCGGGATCCTTGCAATAATATGTCTGGCCCTGGCTTTTCTAGCAAGAAAGTTGCCTGATAACTTTAATGAAGCTAAATTTATCACATTCAGCATGCTGATATTCTGTGCTGTCTGGATCACCTTTATCCCAGCGTATGTCAGCTCTCCTGGGAAGTTCATAGTAGCTGTTCAGATTTTTGCAATTTTATCTTCAGCATTTGGATTATTGATAAGCATTTTTGCACCGAAATGTTACATAATATTGATCAAGCCAGAAAAAAATACCAAGAAACATGTCATGGGAAAAGTGTGA